A genomic stretch from Kribbella amoyensis includes:
- a CDS encoding metallophosphoesterase — MTATYAVSDVHGHPEKLTASLRAAGLVDEAGDWAGQDARLWLLGDFFDRGPDGIGVLNLVRKLGDQAAAGTGEVRMLLGNHEILALGMRKFGDTFVPHDGITSRSFERSWALNGGQDRDQELLTDDDVAWLLDQPMLGLDAGHLLMHSDTAEYVEWGSTIDEINAGARADLHSDDITVWWETWRRMTARYVFRGENGPAIARTLLQHLGGHRIVHGHSIVADQLGIDPAWVTEPLLYCDDLVLGIDAGTFDGGPSLVVQLDPL, encoded by the coding sequence GTGACCGCGACGTACGCGGTGAGTGACGTCCACGGGCACCCGGAGAAACTCACCGCGTCGCTGCGGGCCGCCGGACTGGTCGACGAGGCCGGCGACTGGGCCGGCCAGGACGCCCGGCTCTGGCTGCTCGGCGACTTCTTCGACCGCGGCCCGGACGGGATCGGCGTCCTGAACCTGGTCCGCAAGCTCGGCGACCAGGCCGCCGCGGGGACCGGCGAGGTCCGGATGCTGCTCGGCAATCACGAGATCCTCGCACTCGGGATGCGCAAGTTCGGCGACACCTTCGTCCCGCACGACGGGATCACCTCGCGCAGCTTCGAGCGCAGCTGGGCCCTGAACGGCGGCCAGGACCGCGACCAGGAGCTGCTCACCGACGACGACGTGGCCTGGCTGCTCGACCAGCCGATGCTCGGGCTCGACGCGGGTCACCTGCTGATGCACTCCGACACCGCCGAGTACGTCGAGTGGGGCAGCACGATCGACGAGATCAACGCGGGCGCCCGGGCCGACCTGCACTCCGACGACATCACGGTGTGGTGGGAGACCTGGCGCCGGATGACCGCTCGGTACGTCTTCCGCGGCGAGAACGGCCCGGCGATCGCCCGGACCCTGCTCCAGCACCTCGGCGGCCACCGGATCGTGCACGGGCACAGCATCGTCGCCGACCAGCTGGGCATCGACCCGGCCTGGGTCACCGAGCCCCTGCTGTACTGCGACGACCTGGTCCTCGGCATCGACGCCGGCACCTTCGACGGCGGCCCGTCGCTCGTCGTCCAGCTCGATCCGCTCTGA
- a CDS encoding restriction endonuclease, producing MGWSVERRARNEVAPGRTAEAAQRTAAVEERVQLLRGVLAEALAIDVHGTDLQTLKQGRRRAPPLLAEGDLEARPGPVWAAYLPHPPGPFSSWVGGNRRYARRLREAEDRFALAIARHRAIEVARRERVVRATRERAEQQRRLDEAVAAQHARVDEYQRSVEARDRQAVSRYFQKALDRTPEPHGFPKHRKAAYVPESTLLAVEWDLPDVSVIPTEAAYRYDAEQDAVVAEPRPDREIRLLYQQLVAQCALRALHLVFGHDRYDVVDTVVFNGMVESVDLATGRVVRPCLITLRATREQFEALVLDQLDPVACVRHYFGAEVSRHPEELQPVEPVLDFDLTDPRTVDAVDVISTIDTRPNLLELGPVEFEHLVHNLLTRMGLETRLFRSGNDGGIDCVAYDRRPITGGNFVVQAKLYTRTVPPAAVRDLFGTVVDAGATKGILITTSGFGPSSYQFANGKPLQLIDGTGLLALCHQHDIPARIVPRAS from the coding sequence ATGGGCTGGTCGGTCGAACGGCGTGCCCGCAACGAGGTGGCGCCTGGGCGTACTGCCGAGGCGGCGCAGCGGACCGCCGCGGTGGAGGAACGTGTTCAGCTACTGCGTGGGGTTTTGGCCGAGGCGTTGGCGATCGACGTGCACGGAACCGATCTGCAGACGTTGAAGCAGGGCCGCCGGCGGGCGCCGCCGTTGCTGGCCGAGGGGGATCTCGAGGCGCGCCCTGGACCGGTGTGGGCCGCCTATCTTCCGCATCCGCCAGGGCCTTTCTCCAGCTGGGTCGGGGGAAACCGGCGGTACGCGCGCCGGTTGCGGGAGGCCGAGGACCGGTTCGCGCTGGCGATCGCGCGGCATCGCGCCATCGAGGTCGCCCGCCGGGAACGGGTGGTCCGGGCGACCCGCGAACGCGCCGAGCAGCAACGCCGGCTCGACGAGGCGGTGGCCGCGCAACACGCCCGCGTCGACGAGTACCAGCGCAGTGTGGAGGCCCGGGACCGGCAGGCCGTCAGCCGGTACTTCCAGAAGGCGCTGGACCGGACGCCGGAACCGCACGGCTTTCCCAAGCACCGCAAGGCCGCCTACGTTCCCGAATCCACCTTGCTGGCGGTGGAATGGGACCTGCCGGACGTCAGCGTGATCCCGACCGAAGCGGCCTACCGGTACGACGCGGAGCAGGACGCCGTCGTCGCGGAACCGCGGCCGGATCGGGAGATCCGGCTGCTCTACCAACAGCTTGTCGCGCAGTGCGCGTTGCGCGCCTTGCACCTGGTTTTCGGGCACGACCGGTACGACGTGGTCGACACCGTGGTGTTCAACGGCATGGTCGAGTCGGTCGATCTCGCGACCGGACGCGTGGTGCGACCTTGCCTCATCACCCTCCGCGCGACCCGCGAGCAGTTCGAGGCACTCGTCCTCGACCAGCTCGACCCGGTCGCGTGTGTCCGGCACTACTTCGGCGCCGAGGTGTCCCGGCATCCGGAGGAACTGCAGCCGGTCGAACCGGTGCTCGACTTCGACCTGACCGACCCGCGCACGGTCGACGCGGTGGACGTGATCAGCACGATCGACACCCGGCCGAACCTGCTCGAGCTCGGGCCGGTCGAGTTCGAGCACCTGGTGCACAACCTGCTGACCAGGATGGGCCTGGAGACCCGGTTGTTCCGCAGCGGCAACGACGGTGGCATCGATTGCGTGGCCTACGACCGGCGGCCGATCACCGGCGGGAACTTCGTCGTCCAGGCCAAGCTCTACACCCGGACGGTCCCGCCGGCCGCGGTCCGCGACCTGTTCGGCACCGTGGTCGACGCGGGCGCGACCAAGGGCATCCTGATCACGACCAGCGGCTTCGGCCCGTCCAGCTACCAGTTCGCCAACGGCAAACCCCTGCAGCTCATCGACGGCACCGGCCTGCTCGCCCTCTGCCACCAGCACGACATCCCGGCCCGCATCGTCCCCCGGGCCAGCTAG
- a CDS encoding LysR family transcriptional regulator, with product MNTAPAITAAATHPRADDTATCGTTGPEAAAAGTDGLDSAQIVMVLSQRPGESGNNDDVLILELAELIDHRRCVISLEIRELECFLVLAEELHFGRTADRLYLSQGRVSQLLRSLEHRVGGQLVERTSRRVALTPLGKDFLDDLRPAYAALERVVERTREAAGGTVGRLRIGFQGTANDTILGAVTAFQERHPACTIEVTELPLNDPFSALRRGAVDAAVVMLPVAEDDLVLGPVFSEQPQTLTVSIRHPLANRASLDLEDLAGSTLISVAPPAPVYWRHAQAPPYTPSGALICRGPEIRTLQEGLSMIAADRGGMLLCRPTAEQNRRADLVHIPLTGVPPSALGLVWRRGEDTPSLRTFAAALAGR from the coding sequence GTGAACACGGCCCCTGCCATCACCGCCGCCGCGACCCACCCGCGAGCCGACGACACGGCCACCTGTGGGACGACCGGGCCGGAGGCTGCCGCGGCGGGGACGGATGGACTGGATTCGGCGCAGATCGTCATGGTCCTCAGCCAACGCCCGGGCGAGTCGGGGAACAACGACGATGTGCTCATCCTTGAATTAGCTGAGCTCATCGATCACCGGAGGTGCGTCATCAGTCTGGAGATCCGCGAACTGGAGTGTTTCCTGGTCCTCGCCGAGGAACTGCACTTCGGCCGGACAGCGGACCGGCTCTACCTGTCGCAGGGCCGGGTCAGCCAGCTGCTCCGGTCCCTGGAGCACCGGGTCGGCGGCCAACTCGTCGAGCGCACCAGCCGGCGCGTCGCCCTGACCCCGCTCGGCAAGGACTTCCTCGACGACCTGCGCCCGGCGTACGCGGCGTTGGAGCGCGTGGTGGAACGGACCCGCGAGGCGGCCGGCGGTACCGTCGGGCGGCTCCGGATCGGCTTCCAGGGGACGGCCAACGACACGATCCTCGGCGCCGTGACCGCGTTCCAGGAACGGCACCCGGCCTGCACGATCGAGGTCACCGAGTTGCCGTTGAACGACCCGTTCAGCGCGTTGCGCCGAGGCGCCGTGGACGCGGCGGTCGTGATGCTCCCGGTCGCGGAGGACGATCTCGTTCTCGGTCCGGTCTTCTCCGAGCAGCCGCAGACCCTGACCGTGTCGATCCGGCATCCACTGGCGAACCGCGCGTCGCTGGACCTCGAGGATCTCGCCGGCAGCACCCTGATCTCCGTCGCGCCGCCGGCCCCGGTCTACTGGCGGCACGCCCAGGCCCCGCCGTACACCCCGTCGGGCGCGCTGATCTGCCGTGGACCCGAGATCCGCACCCTGCAGGAAGGGCTGTCGATGATCGCGGCCGACCGCGGCGGCATGCTGCTCTGCCGCCCGACCGCCGAGCAGAACCGCCGCGCCGACCTGGTCCACATCCCGCTCACCGGAGTCCCGCCGTCGGCCCTCGGCCTGGTCTGGCGCCGCGGCGAGGACACCCCGTCACTGCGGACGTTCGCGGCCGCCCTGGCCGGCCGCTGA
- a CDS encoding Nramp family divalent metal transporter: MYAPAPLRRQLNRSGLLLLGPAFVAAVAYVDPGNFATNIAAGATYGYLLCWVVVGANLMAVLVQYLAAKASIATGKTLPQLCRDEFRTTTSRGLWFQAELVAIATDLAEVVGGAIALHLLFGIPLLLGGAITGAVSFGLLIYQSKRGQRPFEAAIIGLLAVVLVGFVVSTVQSQPSAAGVVGGMVPRLDGTESLVLAAGMLGATVMPHAIWLHGALVTDRHWKSIRSAGGKERVLRATRLDVAIAMALAGAVNLAMVVLAAAALKGSGADSLDAAHVAIGERLGGLPALLFALALLASGFASSSVGTYAGSVILEGFWQRHVPLAVRRLITLLPALIILAIGIDPSRALVVSQVVLSFGIPCALWPLVRLTASRRVMGDLVNRWPTTLTACLVATAVSALNVVLIVLTLRG, translated from the coding sequence ATGTACGCACCGGCACCGCTTCGACGTCAGCTGAACCGTTCGGGTCTGCTGCTGCTCGGTCCTGCCTTCGTGGCCGCGGTCGCGTACGTCGACCCGGGGAACTTCGCCACCAACATCGCGGCCGGCGCCACCTACGGGTACCTGCTGTGCTGGGTCGTCGTCGGCGCGAACCTGATGGCCGTGCTGGTGCAATACCTGGCGGCCAAGGCGAGCATCGCGACCGGGAAGACGCTGCCGCAGCTGTGCCGGGACGAGTTCCGGACCACGACGTCGCGCGGGCTGTGGTTCCAGGCCGAGCTGGTGGCGATCGCGACCGACCTGGCCGAGGTGGTCGGCGGGGCCATCGCGCTGCACCTGCTGTTCGGGATCCCGCTGCTGCTCGGTGGGGCGATCACGGGCGCGGTCTCGTTCGGGTTGCTGATCTACCAGTCCAAGCGTGGGCAACGGCCGTTCGAGGCGGCGATCATCGGGTTGCTCGCCGTCGTCCTGGTCGGGTTCGTGGTGTCGACGGTGCAGTCGCAGCCGTCCGCGGCCGGGGTCGTCGGCGGGATGGTGCCGCGGCTGGACGGTACCGAGTCGCTGGTGCTCGCCGCCGGCATGCTCGGCGCGACGGTAATGCCGCACGCGATCTGGTTGCACGGCGCGCTGGTGACCGACCGGCACTGGAAGTCGATCCGCTCGGCCGGCGGCAAGGAGCGGGTCCTGCGGGCGACCCGGCTCGACGTGGCGATCGCGATGGCGCTGGCCGGCGCGGTCAACCTGGCGATGGTGGTGCTGGCCGCGGCCGCGTTGAAGGGGTCCGGCGCGGACTCGCTGGACGCGGCGCACGTCGCGATCGGTGAGCGGCTCGGCGGACTGCCCGCACTGTTGTTCGCGCTGGCGTTGCTGGCCAGCGGGTTCGCGTCGTCCTCGGTCGGGACGTACGCGGGCTCGGTGATCCTGGAGGGCTTCTGGCAGCGCCACGTCCCGCTGGCGGTCCGCCGGTTGATCACGCTGCTGCCCGCCCTGATCATCCTTGCGATCGGCATCGATCCGTCCCGGGCCCTGGTGGTCTCGCAGGTGGTGCTGAGCTTCGGGATTCCCTGCGCGCTGTGGCCGTTGGTGCGATTGACCGCTTCCCGGCGCGTCATGGGCGACCTTGTCAACCGGTGGCCGACTACTCTCACCGCATGCCTGGTTGCCACCGCCGTCTCGGCGTTGAACGTCGTCCTCATCGTGCTGACGCTGCGAGGGTGA
- a CDS encoding AMP-binding protein has translation MSLPSYASGVSDVPLLGETIGGNLRRTVAEHGEREALVEMASGRRWTYTEFGAAVDTLARGLMARGIGKGDRVGIWAPNCAEWTITQYATATIGAILVNINPAYRTHELAYALNQSGVRLLVSATEFKTSDYRAMVEQVRPDCPSLEETIYIGTPDWDVLLAMAEATGEDALREREAELAFDDPINIQYTSGTTGFPKGATLSHHNILNNGYFVTELIGFTADDRLCIPVPFYHCFGMVMANLGCTTHGACMVIPAPAFDPKATLQAVQDEACTGLYGVPTMFIAELGLPDFDAYDLSSLRTGVMAGSPCPIEVMKRCVADMHMAEVAICYGMTETSPVSTQTRRDDDLDRRTSTVGQVMPHVEVKLVDPATGLVVPRGETGELCTRGYSVMLGYWDEPDKTAEAIDRARWMHTGDLAVMRDDGYVNIVGRIKDMVIRGGENVYPREIEEFLYTHPEIADVQVIGVPDRKYGEELCAWIKLKDGAEELDAAQVREFATGKLAHYKIPKYVLLVDDFPMTVTGKIRKVEMRAKSVELLGLDAAEGTA, from the coding sequence ATGAGCCTGCCTTCGTACGCTTCCGGGGTTTCCGACGTTCCTTTGCTGGGGGAGACGATCGGGGGGAATCTGCGCCGGACCGTCGCGGAACACGGCGAGCGCGAGGCGCTGGTCGAGATGGCGAGCGGGCGCCGCTGGACGTACACCGAGTTCGGTGCCGCCGTGGACACCTTGGCGCGCGGGCTGATGGCGCGGGGGATCGGCAAGGGTGATCGGGTCGGGATCTGGGCCCCGAACTGCGCGGAGTGGACGATCACGCAGTACGCGACGGCGACGATCGGCGCGATCCTGGTGAACATCAACCCGGCGTACCGGACGCACGAGCTGGCGTACGCGCTGAACCAGTCCGGGGTGCGGCTGCTGGTGTCCGCGACCGAGTTCAAGACCAGCGACTACCGGGCGATGGTCGAGCAGGTCCGGCCGGACTGCCCGTCGCTCGAGGAGACCATCTACATCGGGACGCCGGACTGGGACGTGCTGCTCGCGATGGCCGAGGCGACCGGCGAGGACGCGTTGCGGGAGCGCGAGGCGGAGCTGGCGTTCGACGATCCGATCAACATCCAGTACACCTCGGGGACGACCGGATTCCCCAAGGGCGCGACGCTCTCGCACCACAACATCCTCAACAACGGGTACTTCGTCACCGAGCTGATCGGGTTCACCGCGGACGACCGGCTGTGCATCCCGGTGCCCTTCTACCACTGCTTCGGCATGGTGATGGCGAACCTCGGCTGCACCACCCACGGTGCCTGCATGGTGATCCCGGCGCCGGCGTTCGACCCGAAGGCGACGCTGCAGGCCGTCCAGGACGAGGCGTGCACCGGTCTGTACGGCGTGCCGACCATGTTCATCGCCGAGCTCGGGCTGCCGGACTTCGATGCGTACGACCTGAGCTCGTTGCGGACCGGGGTGATGGCCGGATCGCCGTGCCCGATCGAGGTGATGAAGCGGTGCGTGGCCGACATGCACATGGCCGAGGTGGCGATCTGCTACGGCATGACCGAGACCTCGCCGGTGTCCACCCAGACCCGGCGCGACGACGACCTCGACCGGCGGACGTCGACCGTGGGCCAGGTGATGCCGCACGTCGAGGTCAAGCTGGTCGACCCGGCGACCGGCCTGGTCGTCCCCCGCGGCGAGACCGGCGAGCTGTGCACCCGGGGGTACTCGGTGATGCTGGGCTATTGGGACGAGCCGGACAAGACGGCCGAAGCGATCGACCGGGCCCGCTGGATGCACACCGGCGACCTCGCGGTGATGCGCGACGACGGGTACGTCAACATCGTCGGCCGGATCAAGGACATGGTGATCCGCGGCGGCGAGAACGTGTACCCGCGGGAGATCGAGGAGTTCCTGTACACGCATCCGGAGATCGCCGACGTCCAGGTGATCGGGGTCCCCGACCGCAAGTACGGCGAGGAGCTGTGCGCGTGGATCAAGTTGAAGGACGGCGCCGAGGAGCTGGACGCGGCCCAGGTCCGCGAGTTCGCCACCGGCAAGCTGGCGCACTACAAGATCCCGAAGTACGTCCTGCTGGTCGACGACTTCCCGATGACGGTGACCGGCAAGATCCGCAAGGTCGAGATGCGCGCGAAGTCCGTCGAGCTGCTCGGCCTGGACGCGGCCGAGGGGACGGCCTGA
- a CDS encoding SIMPL domain-containing protein — MDSGITVTGTGQATAPADLLRLTLSVGQDAPDVAAAVAQVAKRTDAVTDALRDQGVTRADVQTSSVNVHPQYGDTGRVVGYRAAHTLTVTTKDLTGFGRLLNAAVEAAGNSLGLDYLQFDVADKTPLLEQARELAFAQARQKADQLATLAGQTIGSIAAVGETLNQVPMTTMAAKAVSSYSPELSITPGEQNVEVTLEVRWNWA; from the coding sequence ATGGACTCTGGGATCACCGTTACCGGGACCGGTCAGGCCACCGCGCCGGCCGATCTCCTTCGGCTTACGCTCAGCGTCGGGCAGGACGCGCCCGACGTCGCGGCCGCGGTCGCGCAGGTCGCGAAGCGGACCGACGCGGTCACCGACGCGCTCCGCGATCAGGGCGTCACCCGGGCCGATGTCCAGACGAGTTCGGTGAACGTGCACCCGCAGTACGGCGACACCGGTCGCGTGGTCGGGTACCGGGCCGCGCACACGCTGACGGTGACGACGAAGGACCTGACCGGGTTCGGCCGGCTGCTGAACGCGGCGGTGGAGGCCGCGGGCAACAGTCTCGGCCTGGATTACCTGCAGTTCGACGTGGCGGACAAGACCCCGCTGCTGGAGCAGGCCCGCGAGCTCGCCTTCGCGCAGGCCCGGCAGAAGGCGGACCAGCTGGCCACCCTGGCCGGTCAGACGATCGGCTCGATCGCGGCCGTCGGCGAGACCCTCAACCAGGTCCCGATGACGACGATGGCGGCCAAGGCCGTCTCGTCCTACTCCCCCGAGCTGTCGATCACGCCCGGCGAGCAGAACGTCGAGGTCACCCTCGAGGTCCGCTGGAACTGGGCCTGA